One Scomber scombrus chromosome 1, fScoSco1.1, whole genome shotgun sequence DNA segment encodes these proteins:
- the furina gene encoding furin (paired basic amino acid cleaving enzyme) a has protein sequence MASGPPSPSGGRRLRLVELLLGPLLVLLVSGLGPALGQKVYTNTWAVHIPGGQEEADQIASKHGFMNYGHVFGDYYHFRHRTLVKRSLSDHRGTQVRLQRDPKVTWAEQQVVKQRKKRDVYLEPLDPKFREQWYLYNSNHHDLNAKSAWQLGYTGKGVVVSILDDGIEKNHPDLMQNYDPDASYDVNDGDPDPQPRYTQLNDNRHGTRCAGEVAAVANNGICGVGVAYNAKIGGVRMLDGEVTDMVEAQSLSLNPQHIDIYSASWGPEDDGKTVDGPAKLAKEAFLRGVTEGRGGLGSIFVWASGNGGREKDSCNCDGYTNSIYTLSISSSTQNGNVPWYSEACSSTLATTYSSGNLNEKQIVTTDLKSKCTDSHTGTSASAPLAAGIIALALEANKNLTWRDMQHLVVQTSHPAHLLTNDWRTNGVGRKVSHSYGYGLLDASEIVSLAKTWTSVGPQRKCLISMVCEPRNIGSRLSINKSVDACFGSDAHVTSLEHVQARLTLSYNRRGNLAIHLISPAGTRSTLLHPRPHDYSSEGFNDWAFMTTHSWDENPKGEWTLEIENVAGASDYGTLTQFILVLYGTGSASPSSSEKAQPGNGSCKTLDLRQICIECNAGYYLFQQGCVKECPAGFSVGSQPLNYTVGNFITPASVPACLPCPPPCLTCSSLSPRACLSCLPHSSLDPISGTCLHLNQYMRESPGSFMVGHGDPALQVNLSSRLPITIAVLSCMAIIATFAGIFLLLQLRSGALIKLPSLEAGSGIGGSFSLGGNRVVSYRGIPTVWGDEGVNTDSENEEFDVHNERTAFIKTQSAL, from the exons gtatttgGTGATTATTATCACTTCCGGCATCGTACACTGGTGAAGAGATCACTGTCAGATCACAGGGGGACACAAGTCCGTCTACAAAGAGATCCCAAG GTAACTTGGGCAGAGCAACAAGTGgtgaaacagaggaaaaagagggatgTCTATCTGGAACCTTTAGATCCCAAATTCAGAGAACAGTGGTACCTG TACAACAGCAACCACCATGACTTGAATGCCAAATCTGCTTGGCAGTTGGGCTACACAGGTAAAGGGGTGGTGGTGTCCATCCTGGATGATGGAATAGAGAAGAACCATCCTGACCTGATGCAGAACTAC GACCCGGATGCCAGCTACGATGTGAATGATGGAGACCCAGATCCTCAGCCCAGATACACACAGCTTAACGACAACAG GCATGGAACACGATGTGCAGGAGAAGTAGCAGCAGTAGCTAACAATGGCATCTGTGGAGTCGGTGTGGCTTACAATGCCAAGATCGGAG GTGTGCGTATGCTAGACGGCGAGGTGACTGACATGGTGGAGGCCCAGTCTCTCAGTCTGAATCCCCAACACATTGACATCTACAGTGCCAGCTGGGGCCCGGAGGATGACGGCAAAACTGTCGACGGACCTGCCAAACTCGCCAAAGAGGCCTTCCTGCGCGGGGTTacagag GGTCGTGGCGGTTTGGGCTCCATCTTTGTGTGGGCTTCTGGGAacggaggaagggagaaggacaGCTGTAACTGCGATGGCTACACCAACAGCATCTACACCCTGTCAATCAGCAGCTCCACTCAGAACGGCAACGTACCCTGGTACAGCGAGGCTTGCTCTTCCACCCTCGCCACCACCTATAGCTCGGGGAACCTCAACGAGAAACAGATA GTGACTACAGACCTCAAATCTAAATGCACAGACTCCCACACAGGCACCTCTGCCTCCGCCCCGCTGGCTGCTGGGATCATCGCTCTTGCCCTTGAGGCCAA TAAAAACCTGACCTGGAGGGACATGCAACATCTGGTTGTACAAACTTCTCACCCTGCCCACCTGCTCACCAATGACTGGAGAACCAATGGGGTTGGACGCAAAG tTAGCCATTCATATGGATATGGCCTACTTGATGCCAGTGAAATTGTGTCGCTGGCAAAGACATGGACCAGTGTGGGGCCGCAGCGGAAATGTTTGATCTCCATGGTCTGTGAGCCGAG GAACATTGGCAGTCGTTTATCGATTAACAAGAGTGTGGACGCCTGCTTTGGCTCAGACGCTCACGTGACCTCATTAGAGCATGTCCAAGCCCGACTCACCCTTTCTTACAACCGGAGGGGAAACCTGGCTATCCACCTCATTAGTCCTGCCGGCACACGGTCCACACTGCTCCACCCCAG GCCGCATGACTACTCATCAGAGGGTTTTAATGACTGGGCTTTCATGACCACCCACTCCTGGGATGAGAACCCCAAAGGGGAGTGGACTCTGGAGATTGAGAATGTGGCTGGTGCCAGTGACTATG GCACTCTGACCCAGTTCATTCTGGTGCTGTATGGAACCGGCTCAGCATCTCCCAGCTCCTCTGAGAAGGCTCAACCTGGAAATGGCAGCTGTAAGACATTGGACCTGAGGCAGATATGCATCG AGTGCAACGCCGGCTACTACCTCTTCCAGCAAGGCTGTGTGAAAGAATGTCCAGCAGGCTTCTCTGTGGGCTCACAGCCCCTCAACTACACAGTGGGAAACTTTATAACACCAGCTTCCGTCCCAGCCTGCCTGCCCTGTCCACCTCCCTGCCTGACCTGCAGCAGCCTCAGTCCTCGGGCCTGCCTGTCCTGCCTCCCACACAGCTCCCTGGATCCCATCTCTGGCACCTGCCTGCACCTCAACCAGTACATGCGTGAGTCCCCTGGCAGCTTCATGGTGGGCCACGGTGACCCTGCCTTGCAGGTCAACCTCAGCTCCCGGCTGCCAATCACCATTGCCGTGCTCAGCTGCATGGCCATCATTGCCACCTTCGCTGGcatcttcctgctgctgcagctgcgcTCAGGCGCACTCATCAAGTTGCCGTCTCTGGAGGCTGGCAGTGGCATCGGGGGCAGCTTCAGCCTGGGGGGAAACAGAGTGGTCTCGTACCGTGGCATCCCAACTGTGTGGGGGGATGAAGGGGTAAATACAGACTCCGAAAACGAGGAGTTTGACGTCCATAATGAGAGGACTGCCTTTATCAAAACACAAAGTGCTCTTTAA